The Thermobifida halotolerans sequence CGCTCAGGGCCAGCACGGCCGCCACCGGCAACACCGCCAGGTGGGGCAGGCGCCTGCGGGAAACGGGGTGCTCCGGGGCCTCGGCTGCCTCAGACCCCGTCGGGGGCCACAGGTCCTTCACGTCGGTTTCCTCCTTTGAGGTGGACCGGCTGTCGGTGAGCCGGTTCGTCGCATGCGAGAGCTTGTTGGGCTCCTCGCGTGAAATCTCATGTTGTGGTCGACAGTCAGCATCGTCGCCCTCCGGGCATGGGACTGCGGTCACTGTTGTGAGATGATTGGATAACGGGTCACCCCCCGTACCGCTGGCAGCGCTTCCGTACAACCGCTGCGGAGAGTCAGGAAGCCGCAACCGGTCTCAGCCGACCGGTGTGGACAGTTCCCAACACCGCACACCCGACCCTCTCCGCTCGCTGCTTCCCACCGCACAGTCGTTCCCCCCTCGAAGCCGAGGGGACGCGCACGGATTCACTGAGGGGTTTTCACGTGACCAGCGATCACCATTCCCGGCTCGACGCCGATCCCGCGTTCGCTCTGCACCGCGGCGGCAAGCTGGAAGTCCACTCGACCGTCGAGGTCAACGACCACGAGGGCCTGGCCCTGGCCTACACGCCGGGCGTGGCACGGGTCTGCAGCGCCATCGCCGACCACCCGGAGCTGGTGGACGCCTACACCTGGAAGAGCAAGGTCGTCGCTGTGGTCACCGACGGCACCGCCGTGCTGGGGTTGGGGGACATCGGCCCCGAGGCCTCCCTGCCCGTGATGGAGGGCAAGTCGCTGCTGTTCAAGCAGTTCGCCGGAGTCGACTCGGTGCCGATCGCGCTGGCCTGCACCGACGTCGACGAGGTGGTCGAGACGGTGGCCCGCATGGCACCGTCCTTCGGTGGGATCAACCTGGAGGACATCTCCGCTCCCCGCTGCTTCGAGATCGAGCGGCGGCTGCGGGAACGCCTCGACATCCCGGTCTTCCACGACGACCAGCACGGCACCGCCATCGTGGCGCTGGCCGCGCTGCGCAACGCGGCCCGGGTGACCGGACGGGAGCTCGGCGACCTGCGGGCCGTCGTGTCCGGGGCCGGAGCGTCGGGCATCGCGGTCTCGCGCATGCTGATCAAGGGCGGTATCGGCGACATCGCGGTGGCCGACAGCAAGGGCATCATCTACGGGGGGCGGGCGGGCCTCAACGAGCACAAGGCCGCGCTCGCCGCCGTCAGCAACAGGGCCGGGCTCCAGGGCTCCATCGAGTCCGCGCTGGCCGGAGCCGACGTGTTCGTCGGCCTGTCCGCGGGCGAGGTGCCCGAGGAGGTCGTCGCCACGATGGCCGACAACGCCATCATCTGCGCCATGGCCAACCCCAACCCCGAGGTCCACCCCGACGTCGCCCGCAAGTACGCGGCGGTCGTGGCCACCGGGCGCAGCGACTTCCCCAACCAGATCAACAACGTGCTGGCGTTCCCGGGTGTCTTCCGCGGCGCCATGGAGGTGCGCGCCACGGACATCACCGAGAACATGAAGCTCGCGGCGGCCAACGCACTGGCCGACCTGGTCGGCGACGACCTCGCGCCCGACTACATCATTCCCAGTCCGTTCGACGAGCGGGTCGTCCCGGCGGTCTCCTCGGCCGTCGCCGACCAGGCCCGCGAGGACGGGGTCGCCCGGGCGTGACCGGATCGACGCGGTGAGGCGGTCGGCCCGGAACGGGATCTCCCGTTCCGGGCCGACCACTGTCACGGGTGGAACACGGTCGGATCACGGTACGGAGAAGGCGGGCTGCCCGCCGCCGCGCCCCGTCACTCCTCCGGATCGGGGGGCGGGGCCAGCGCCCGCATCCGCTCCTCGCGCTCGGTCAGCAGGAGCCGCGTCTCCACCGGATGCAGCGCGGCGGTGCGCAGGTGCTCGAAGGCGACCGTGTAGGTCCGCACCTCCTTGGCCTTCTCGATGTAGAGGCTGCTGGTCAAGTTCTCCAGGTGCACCAGGCGCGGCGCGTAGACCTCGGGCTCGCTGAACTCCAGGATGTCGAACGCGCCGTCCAGTCCGGGGTGCGCGCCCCGGCCGAACGGCAGGATCTGCAGGGTGATGTGCGGCAGTTCGCTCATCCGGATGAGGTGCCGCAACTGGTCGGCCATGGTCGTCGGGTCGCCGACGACGCGGTGGACGGTCGCCTCGTCCAGTACCATCCACACGTTCGGCGGGTCCTCCCGGGCCAGGATCTCCTGGCGGCGCATCCGCAGCTCCACCCGGCGGCTGATCTCGTGCGGTTCGACCGGTGCGGGGTGCGCCTCCAGCAGGGCCTGGGCGTACTCCCTGGTCTGGAAGAGTCCGGGAACCAGTTGCCCGTGGTAGAACCGCAGCGCGCACGCCTCCGGTTCCAGGCCGAGGTAGACGTCGAACCGCTCCGGGATCACGTCGCCGTACACGTGCCACCAGCCGCGGCGGCGTGACTCGCGGGCGAGCAGGACCAGCGCCTGGCGGATTCCGGGATCGTCGACCCCGTACAGTTCCAGCAGGTCCCGGATGTCGTCGGAGTTGCTCGACACCTGGCCGCGTTCGATCCGGGAGAGTTTGCTGCCCGACCACGACATCCGCGCGGCGGCCTCCTCCCCGGTGAAACCGGCCTTCTCCCGCAGGCGGCGCAGCTCCACACCCAGACGGCGCCGCCGAGCGGTGGGACTGTTGTAGCCAGCGGCCACCACGATCTCCTTCTCGCCGGGACATCTCGGGGACCAGAAAAGGCTAGTACACAGCGGGAGGAGAAAGATCAACACGGCCCCGGCCCCCTCCCCGGGGCCGAGGCGTTCGGGAGACGGCCCCGGGGGTCAGCCCTTCGGGCTGCCCGGACCGCTGTCGTCCTTCGGCGGGGCGGCCTTCTCGGTCTCCTCCTCGGGGCGCTTCGCGGTGGATTCCGGGGGGCCCCAGTGGGCGGCGTCCCGGCGGATGACCTCCAGGGTCTCGTCCAGGATGCGGCGCAGGTCGCTGACCGCGGCCTCGCTGACGGTGCCCGCCTCGCGGGCGACGTCGCGGACCCGGTCGGCGAAGTCGCGCAGCGTCCGCTCGAAGTCGGTGCACGCGCCGCGTTCCGTCGCTCCCCGGACCCGGGTGCCCCAGCTGAAGCCGTGGGCGAACTTCTCCCACTCGCGGTTCCACCGGAAGCCGTGCTCGCGCTCGCCCGCCCGCCCGCGGGCGTGCCCGCCGGTTTCGGCGCCCTCGGTGGCGGCCTTTCCCCACACGTCCTCGGCGCCCGCCTCTTCGGTCTTCTCCTGCCGGGACCGGTCACGCCGGGTGGCCCGGGCCGCCACCTTCAGCTCCTCCCGCAGGTGGCTGATGGTGTCGCGGACGTCGCGCTGCACCGCCTGGGCGATGTCGCGCACCGACTCGGTGATCTCCCGCTCCAGGTCGTCGAGGTCCCGGCCGCGGTCGCGCAGTTCGGCGCGGCCCTTGTCGGTGAGCCGGTAGACCTTGCGCCCGTCGACCTCCTCGTGGGTGACCAGGCCCTCCTCCTCCAGACGGGCGAGCCGGGGGTAGATGGTGCCGGGCGAGGGGGAGTAGACGCCGAGGAAGCGGTCCCGCAGCAGGCTGATGATCTCGTAGCCGTGCCGGGGGCTCTCGTCCAGCAGTTTCAGCAGGTACAGGCGGAGTCGGCCATGGCCGAAGATGGTGCTCATGCGTCCCCCCTCGGGATCGCGGCCGGGGCGTCGGCCTCCCTGCGCAGCAGCGAGACGGCGCCGGACACGGTGGTCGTGGTGATGGTGGCGGGGTCGACCCCGGTACCGATCTTGCCGCTCAGCCGGCTGAGACCTCGGAGGTTCTGCCGGTCCAGGCTGAACGCCGAGTCCAGGGCGCCGGTGGCCGACCGCAGTTCGACGGTGGCCGAGGTGTCGGTGGGCACCCGCAGGGCCACCGTCCCGGAGACGGAGTTCAGGGCGGCCCGGGCGGCCGGGGCCAGGTCGACGTCGGCGAGCAGCTCCCCCGACGCGGTCGTGCCGGACAGGTCGGAGAACCGGCCTCCGGCCACCTCCAGGTCACCGCTGACGCTCTTGAAGGAGAGTCTGCCGGTGAGGTTGCGGGCTTCGAGGTCACCGGAGACGGTGTTGACCTCCATCTCGCCGCCCACGCCGTCCAGGGTGACGTCTCCGGAGGCACTGCGCAGCTGGGTCTTGGCGGTCAGCCCGGCGGCCACGATCGGCGCCGTGGCGGAGGTGACCTCGACCGGGCAGTCGTGTGGGACGCGGATGCTGACGGTCGCGCTCCGCTTCGGCAGGTCGCGGTAGCTGTTCAACTGGACCGGTCGGAGCCGGTCCAGCAGGCCGCCGCGGGTCAGGTCCGCGTAGGTGACGGTGAGGATTCCGGCCTCGTGGGAGACCAGGAGCGGCTCGCCCGAGATCTCGGAGATCTCGAAGGTCACCGGGTCGTCTGTGGGCAGGATGTTGACGTGGCCGCCGATGATACGCACGCGCAGGGCCACGATTCCGTCGAGTGTGCGCGTGGTCGGCTGGTCGATGGTCCAACGTGCCATCGCGGTCCCCTTCTGATAAGCGACTCTGACAACAAGATATGTCGCGATGGCGGCAGTCTCAAGATATGTCGTGAGATATCAGGGAAGACCCCCACCTCGGTCCGGGGTGCCCCTACCCCGATCGGGGGGCGGATGCCCTCCGACCCCGCACACGCGGGAGGCCCCCGGCCGTTTCCGGCCGGGGGCCTCCCGGAAGCCACGGAGTCCGGGCGCTACTCGTCGTCATCGTCGCGGGCCAACCAGGTGGCCAGCCGATCGACAGCGGTCTCGAACTCCGGGTGCAGGTCGGTGAAGGTCCGCAACTGCTCGGCGAGCCACGCCAGGGTGACCTCCTCCTCGCCGCGGCGCTTCTCCAGCTCCTCGATTCCGCGATCGGTGTAGTACATCGGCGTCCTGCCTCAGTCGGTCGGCGGGAAGACCGTGTTCACCAGGGCCTGCTGCTCCAACTCGTGCCGCTTGGCCGAGCCCGCGGCAGGGGAGGAGCTCGCCGAACGCGACACCCGGGTGAACGGGCGGTCCAACTGCTCGGAGAAGACCAGCGCGACGAACGGCCACGGTCCCATGTTCGCCGGCTCCTCCTGCACCCACAGGACCTCACCCGCGTTGGGGAAGGCCTTGAGCTGCTGGCGGATCTCGTCGATCGGCAGCGGGTAGAGCCGCTCCACCCGGATGATCGCGGTGTGGGTGTCCCCGGTGCTCCTCCGGGCGGCGTCGAGGTCGTAGTAGACCTTGCCGGAGCACAGCACCACACGCCGCACGTCGTTCGGCGCGATGCCGCTGGTGTCGGGGATGAGCGGCTGGAACGCCCCGGAGGTGAACTCCGAGGTGGCCGAGACGGCCGCCTTGTGCCGCAGCATCGACTTGGGCGTGAACACAACCAGCGGGCGCCGGTACGGCGACTTCACCTGCCAGCGCAGCAGGTGGAAGTAGTTCGCCGGGGTGGTGGGCAGCGCGACCGTCATGTTCTCCTGCGCGCACAGCTGCAGGAAGCGCTCGATGCGCCCGGAGGAGTGGTCGGGGCCCTGGCCCTCGTAGCCGTGGGGCAGCAGCAGGGTGACGCTGGAGCGCTGTCCCCACTTCTGCTCACCCGAACTGATGTACTCGTCGATGACGGTCTGGGCGCCGTTGACGAAGTCGCCGAACTGCGCCTCCCAGGCCACCAGGGCGTCGGGGCGCTCCACCGAGTAGCCGTATTCGAAGCCCAGCGCCGCGTACTCGCTCAGCAGCGAGTCGTGCACGTAGAACTTCGAGGTTCCCCGGTCGAACTTCTTGAGCGGGGTGTGCTCCGCTCCGGTATCGCGGTCGACCAGGACGGCGTGGCGCTGGCCGAAGGTGCCGCGTCGGCTGTCCTGGCCGACCAGGCGCACCGGGTGGCCGTCGATCAGCAGCGAGCCGAACGCCAGCGTCTCGCCGAGCGCCCAGTCGATCTTGTCCTCCTCGACCATCCGGGCGCGGCGCTGCAGTTGGGGTAGCAGCCTCGGGTGCGGGGTGAAGCCCTCGGGCAGCGAGACCTGGGTCTCCACCACCCGCTTGACGACCTCGTCGGTGATCGCCGTCCCGGTGGCGGAGTGGTCGATCCGGCCCTCGTCGAACACCTCGGGCTTGATCACCGATCCCGGTTCGACCGGCTTCTTGGCGGCCTCACGGGTCTCGGTGAAGGCGCGTTCCAACTGCTGCTGGTAGTCGCGCAGCGCCTGCTCGGCCTCCTCGACCGAGATGTCGCCGCGGCCGATCAGCGCCTCGGTGTACAGCTTGCGGGTGGACCGCTTGGCGTCGATCACGTCGTACATCAGCGGCTGGGTGAACGAGGGGTTGTCGGCCTCGTTGTGCCCGCGGCGCCGGTAGCAGACCAGATCGATGACGACGTCCTTGTTGAACGCCTGCCGGTAGGCGAAGGCCAGTTGCGCCACCCGGACCACGGCCTCGGGGTCGTCCCCGTTGACGTGGAAGATCGGCGCCTGCACCATGCGGGCCACGTCGGTGGCGTAGACGCTGGAGCGGCTGTCCTTGGGCGAGGTGGTGAAACCCACCTGGTTGTTGACGATGATGTGCACGGTGCCGCCGGTGCGGTATCCGCGCAACTGCGACAGGTTCAGGGTCTCGGCCACCACGCCCTGCCCGGCGAACGCGGCGTCGCCGTGGATCAGGACCGGCAGCACGGTGAAGCCGTTGGCGCCCTTGTTGAGGACGTCCTGCTTGGCGCGCACGATGCCCTCGGCGACCGGGTCGACGGTCTCCAGGTGGCTGGGGTTGGCGGCCAGCGTGATCGCGATCTTCTCGCCCTCGGGCGTGGTGAACGTGCCCTCGGTGCCGAGGTGGTACTTGACGTCGCCCGAGCCGTGCGCGCTGCGCGGGTCGAGGTTGCCCTCGAACTCACCGAAGATCTGCGCGTAGGACTTGCCGCAGATGTTGGCCAGCACGTTCAGGCGGCCCCGGTGGGCCATGCCGATGACGACCTCGTCCAGTTGGGCCTTGGCGGCCTTGGAGATCACCCCGTCCAGCAGCGGGATCAGCGACTCGCCGCCTTCGAGGGAGAAGCGCTTCTGACCCACGTACTTGGTCTGCAGGAAGGTCTCGAAGGCCTCGGCGCTGTTGAGGCGGCGCAGGATGTGCAACTGCTCCTCGCGGCCGATCTTCTCGGGCTCGCGTTCGACGCGGGCCTGGATCCACTCCCGCTCCTCGGGGCTCTGGATGTGCATGTACTCGATACCCACCGTGCGGCAGTAGGTGTCGCGCAACACGCCCAGGATGTCGCGGAGCTTCATGACCGGCTTGCCGCCGAACCCGCCGGTCGGGAACTCGCGGTCCAGGTCCCACAGGGTGAGGCCGTGTTCCAGGACGTCGAGGTCGGGGTGGCGGCGCTGCTTGTACTCCAGCGGGTCGGTGTTGGCCATCAGGTGCCCGCGCACGCGGTAGGCGTGGATGAGCTCCTGGACCCGGGTGGCCTTGTCGAGCTGGCTGTCCCGGTTGACCGAGATGTCCTGCACCCACCGCACGGGCTCGTAGGGGATGCGCAGGGACTCGAAGATCTCGTCGTAGAAGCCGTCCTCGCCCAGCAGCAACTGGTGGATGGTGCGGAGGAACTCACCCGACTGCGCACCCTGGATGATGCGGTGGTCGTAGGTGGAGGTCAGCGTCATGACCTTGCTGATGGCGAGCTGGTTCAGGGTCTCGGGGGAGGCGCCCTGGAACTCGGCCGGGTACTCCATGGAGCCCACGCCCAGGATGGTTCCCTGGCCGGGCATCAGCCGCGGAACCGAGTGCACGGTGCCGATGCCGCCCGGGTTGGTGAGGCTGATGGTGGTGCCCTGGAAGTCCGCCACGCCCAGCTTGTTGTTGCGGGCCTTGCGGACGACCTCCTCGTAGGCGCTCCAGAACTCCTTGAAGTTCATGGTCTCGGCGGCCTTGATGCTCGGCACCACCAGTTGCCGGGAGCCGTCCGGTCTGGCCAGGTCGATCGCCAGGCCGAAGTTGACGTGCTCGGGCTTGGCCACGGCGGGCTTGCCGTCGATCTCGGTGTAGGAGTAGTTCATCACCGGGACCGACTCGAGCGCCTTGACCATGGCGTAGCCGATGAGGTGGGTGAAGGAGACCTTGCCGCCCCGTCCGCGCCGCAGGTGGTTGTTGATCACGATGCGGTTGTCGAACAGCAGCTTCACCGGGACCGACCGCACGCTCGTGGCGGTGGGCAGGGTGAGACTGGACTCCATGTTGGCGGCGGTGCGCGCGGACGCGCCGCGCAGCCGCTCCTCGGACACCGCGAGTGCGTCCCCGGCGCCGTCCCCGGACTTCGCGGGGGCGGCGGGCTTGCTCGCGGCGGCAGGTCGGGCAGCGGGAGAGCTCTTCGACGCGCCCGCGGTGGTGTCCGCCTTCGCAGCCGGGGCCGGGGCCGCGCTGCGGGCGCCGCCGTCGGACCTGGTGTCCTTGGCGGGGGAGGTTGCCCCGTTGGTGGCGGAGCCGGACCTGTAGTCCGCGAAGAAGTTCCACCATGCCTTGTCAACGGAGTTGGGGTCGGCGAGGTACTTTCTGTGAAGCTCGTCGACCAGCCACTCGTTCGGGCCGAAATCTGTCAGGGGTTGAGATGCCTCAGACGACACGGCGGAGATCGCCCTCTTCCGCAGCTCGCTTGTGAATTGTCGGAGAGACGGGCGGTCAGCGAATGTGGCTGTACTACGTGTTTGACCGCACCAGGACACGCCCAGCGGACCGTCTCGGGTAACAGGCTACTTTGCCAGAGAGTCCGGTGGAGCCTCCAGCAGGGTGCCACGCTGGGATATACCTAACATTTATTCACAAATCAAGGACAGTCGCAGTGAGGTTCACTGGTGTGCCCCGGCTTCGAGTGGGCGAGGTGACGCTCTGTGCAGCATCCCCGTCTCCGGTTCAGGCTAATCCTGTGACATGCTTCACATTTGTGCACAGGGGGGAAACGCCTCGAGCGGCGACCCGCGGAGAAGGGGGTGCGGAAGGGCGGTGGGCCGGGGCCGCGGGAGCCGACCCGGCGCCCCGCCGTGTCGAAACCGTGTCCCCGAAGCGACCCCGCCGGGCGCGGACCGGGTATTGACTTTCCCCTGCCCCCTGGGCGGTCGACCGCCGACCGTCCACGAAACCCACGGGGAGCGCACGATTCGGAAGGGGACCGGGTTCCCGTCCCCGAGCCCGGGGACCCCCTCCCCGGCGTCTCGTTGAGGAGGAAGCAATGGGCGAGCTGCGGTTCGACGGAAGGGTCGCCGTCATCACCGGGGCCGGACACGGACTGGGCCGTTCCCACGCCCTCGGATTCGCCGCACGCGGGGCCAGGGTGGTGGTCAACGACCTCGAAGAACCGGCAGCCGCCGCGGTGGCGGAGCGCATCCGCGCGCACGGCGGAAGCGCGCTGACCCACACCGGGGACATCTCCACCGAGGAGGGCGCGCAGTCGCTGGTCGACGCGGCCAACGACACCTTCGGTCGGGTGGACGTGATCGTCAACAACGCGGGAATCCTGCGCGACAGGTCCTTCAAGAACATCTCCACCCGGGAATGGGACGAGGTGTTGGCCGTCCACCTGCGCGGCGCCTTCCTGGTCTCCCGCGCGGCCTTCGAGCACCTGCGGGAGCACGGCTACGGCCGGATCGTCAACACCACCTCGCCCTCGGGGCTGTTCGGCAACTTCGGGCAGAGCAACTACTCGGCCGCCAAGATGGGCGTCGTCGGGCTCACCAAGACGCTGGCGATCGAGGGTGCCAAGTACGACATC is a genomic window containing:
- a CDS encoding NAD(P)-dependent malic enzyme — its product is MTSDHHSRLDADPAFALHRGGKLEVHSTVEVNDHEGLALAYTPGVARVCSAIADHPELVDAYTWKSKVVAVVTDGTAVLGLGDIGPEASLPVMEGKSLLFKQFAGVDSVPIALACTDVDEVVETVARMAPSFGGINLEDISAPRCFEIERRLRERLDIPVFHDDQHGTAIVALAALRNAARVTGRELGDLRAVVSGAGASGIAVSRMLIKGGIGDIAVADSKGIIYGGRAGLNEHKAALAAVSNRAGLQGSIESALAGADVFVGLSAGEVPEEVVATMADNAIICAMANPNPEVHPDVARKYAAVVATGRSDFPNQINNVLAFPGVFRGAMEVRATDITENMKLAAANALADLVGDDLAPDYIIPSPFDERVVPAVSSAVADQAREDGVARA
- a CDS encoding helix-turn-helix domain-containing protein codes for the protein MAAGYNSPTARRRRLGVELRRLREKAGFTGEEAAARMSWSGSKLSRIERGQVSSNSDDIRDLLELYGVDDPGIRQALVLLARESRRRGWWHVYGDVIPERFDVYLGLEPEACALRFYHGQLVPGLFQTREYAQALLEAHPAPVEPHEISRRVELRMRRQEILAREDPPNVWMVLDEATVHRVVGDPTTMADQLRHLIRMSELPHITLQILPFGRGAHPGLDGAFDILEFSEPEVYAPRLVHLENLTSSLYIEKAKEVRTYTVAFEHLRTAALHPVETRLLLTEREERMRALAPPPDPEE
- a CDS encoding PadR family transcriptional regulator, which codes for MSTIFGHGRLRLYLLKLLDESPRHGYEIISLLRDRFLGVYSPSPGTIYPRLARLEEEGLVTHEEVDGRKVYRLTDKGRAELRDRGRDLDDLEREITESVRDIAQAVQRDVRDTISHLREELKVAARATRRDRSRQEKTEEAGAEDVWGKAATEGAETGGHARGRAGEREHGFRWNREWEKFAHGFSWGTRVRGATERGACTDFERTLRDFADRVRDVAREAGTVSEAAVSDLRRILDETLEVIRRDAAHWGPPESTAKRPEEETEKAAPPKDDSGPGSPKG
- a CDS encoding DUF4097 family beta strand repeat-containing protein, whose product is MARWTIDQPTTRTLDGIVALRVRIIGGHVNILPTDDPVTFEISEISGEPLLVSHEAGILTVTYADLTRGGLLDRLRPVQLNSYRDLPKRSATVSIRVPHDCPVEVTSATAPIVAAGLTAKTQLRSASGDVTLDGVGGEMEVNTVSGDLEARNLTGRLSFKSVSGDLEVAGGRFSDLSGTTASGELLADVDLAPAARAALNSVSGTVALRVPTDTSATVELRSATGALDSAFSLDRQNLRGLSRLSGKIGTGVDPATITTTTVSGAVSLLRREADAPAAIPRGDA
- a CDS encoding DUF6104 family protein, which produces MYYTDRGIEELEKRRGEEEVTLAWLAEQLRTFTDLHPEFETAVDRLATWLARDDDDE
- a CDS encoding multifunctional oxoglutarate decarboxylase/oxoglutarate dehydrogenase thiamine pyrophosphate-binding subunit/dihydrolipoyllysine-residue succinyltransferase subunit, which gives rise to MSSEASQPLTDFGPNEWLVDELHRKYLADPNSVDKAWWNFFADYRSGSATNGATSPAKDTRSDGGARSAAPAPAAKADTTAGASKSSPAARPAAASKPAAPAKSGDGAGDALAVSEERLRGASARTAANMESSLTLPTATSVRSVPVKLLFDNRIVINNHLRRGRGGKVSFTHLIGYAMVKALESVPVMNYSYTEIDGKPAVAKPEHVNFGLAIDLARPDGSRQLVVPSIKAAETMNFKEFWSAYEEVVRKARNNKLGVADFQGTTISLTNPGGIGTVHSVPRLMPGQGTILGVGSMEYPAEFQGASPETLNQLAISKVMTLTSTYDHRIIQGAQSGEFLRTIHQLLLGEDGFYDEIFESLRIPYEPVRWVQDISVNRDSQLDKATRVQELIHAYRVRGHLMANTDPLEYKQRRHPDLDVLEHGLTLWDLDREFPTGGFGGKPVMKLRDILGVLRDTYCRTVGIEYMHIQSPEEREWIQARVEREPEKIGREEQLHILRRLNSAEAFETFLQTKYVGQKRFSLEGGESLIPLLDGVISKAAKAQLDEVVIGMAHRGRLNVLANICGKSYAQIFGEFEGNLDPRSAHGSGDVKYHLGTEGTFTTPEGEKIAITLAANPSHLETVDPVAEGIVRAKQDVLNKGANGFTVLPVLIHGDAAFAGQGVVAETLNLSQLRGYRTGGTVHIIVNNQVGFTTSPKDSRSSVYATDVARMVQAPIFHVNGDDPEAVVRVAQLAFAYRQAFNKDVVIDLVCYRRRGHNEADNPSFTQPLMYDVIDAKRSTRKLYTEALIGRGDISVEEAEQALRDYQQQLERAFTETREAAKKPVEPGSVIKPEVFDEGRIDHSATGTAITDEVVKRVVETQVSLPEGFTPHPRLLPQLQRRARMVEEDKIDWALGETLAFGSLLIDGHPVRLVGQDSRRGTFGQRHAVLVDRDTGAEHTPLKKFDRGTSKFYVHDSLLSEYAALGFEYGYSVERPDALVAWEAQFGDFVNGAQTVIDEYISSGEQKWGQRSSVTLLLPHGYEGQGPDHSSGRIERFLQLCAQENMTVALPTTPANYFHLLRWQVKSPYRRPLVVFTPKSMLRHKAAVSATSEFTSGAFQPLIPDTSGIAPNDVRRVVLCSGKVYYDLDAARRSTGDTHTAIIRVERLYPLPIDEIRQQLKAFPNAGEVLWVQEEPANMGPWPFVALVFSEQLDRPFTRVSRSASSSPAAGSAKRHELEQQALVNTVFPPTD
- a CDS encoding SDR family oxidoreductase, which codes for MGELRFDGRVAVITGAGHGLGRSHALGFAARGARVVVNDLEEPAAAAVAERIRAHGGSALTHTGDISTEEGAQSLVDAANDTFGRVDVIVNNAGILRDRSFKNISTREWDEVLAVHLRGAFLVSRAAFEHLREHGYGRIVNTTSPSGLFGNFGQSNYSAAKMGVVGLTKTLAIEGAKYDINVNAVAPIAYTRMTEDLFPADAAAVLSPEKVTPLVLWLAHEDCPTTGEVYSVGGGRIARVFVAEGPGVVLEHTTAEEIQDNWPDVNAERPYVIPRNLGEQTEIHIRGLL